In Papaver somniferum cultivar HN1 chromosome 1, ASM357369v1, whole genome shotgun sequence, a genomic segment contains:
- the LOC113282248 gene encoding proline-rich receptor-like protein kinase PERK8, producing MGTFGYLAPEYASSGKLTEKSDVYSFGVVLLELISGRKPVDESQPLGDESLVEWARTLLSDALDKRDFDGLADPKLKGNCVPTEMFRMVEAAATCVRHSATRRPSMGQVVRALECTDDDSDINNGMRAGQSKVFDSRQQSAEIRLLQRKAFGGQDYSTDFFSIDL from the exons ATGGGAACCTTTGG ATACCTGGCTCCTGAATACGCATCGAGTGGGAAGTTGACTGAAAAGTCTGATGTGTACTCATTCGGGGTTGTGCTGCTAGAATTAATTTCCGGGCGCAAGCCTGTGGACGAATCTCAACCTTTAGGAGACGAGAGCCTGGTTGAATGG GCTCGGACATTACTTAGTGATGCACTTGACAAAAGAGACTTTGATGGATTGGCGGACCCAAAGCTCAAAGGAAACTGTGTACCAACTGAGATGTTCCGGATGGTTGAAGCAGCTGCAACGTGTGTGCGGCATTCAGCTACAAGGAGACCTAGTATGGGCCAG GTGGTGAGGGCTTTAGAGTGTACAGATGATGATTCAGATATAAACAATGGAATGAGGGCAGGCCAAAGTAAAGTGTTTGATTCAAGACAGCAGTCTGCTGAGATCAGGTTGTTGCAAAGGAAGGCATTTGGCGGTCAGGATTATAGTACTGATTTTTTCAGTATAGATCTTTGA